One Desmodus rotundus isolate HL8 chromosome 4, HLdesRot8A.1, whole genome shotgun sequence DNA segment encodes these proteins:
- the ADRA2C gene encoding alpha-2C adrenergic receptor, with product MASPALAAALAAAAAVAGPNASGAGEGGGTGAANASGVAWGPPPGQYSAGAVAGLAAVVGFLIVFTIVGNVLVVIAVLTSRALRAPQNLFLVSLASADILVATLVMPFSLANELMAYWYFGQVWCGVYLALDVLFCTSSIVHLCAISLDRYWSVTQAVEYNLKRTPRRVKATIVAVWLISAVISFPPLVSLYRQPDGAAYPQCGLNDETWYILSSCIGSFFAPCLIMGLVYVRIYRVAKLRTRTLSEKHTTTAPDGASPTTENGLGAPTGAGENGHCAPPRRPRADVDPEDSSAAAERRRRRGALRRGRRQRAGGEGAAGGADALAPGPAEPGALAAARSPGPSGRLSRASSRSVEFFLSRRRRARSSVCRRKVAQAREKRFTFVLAVVMGVFVLCWFPFFFSYSLYGICREACQVPDPLFKFFFWIGYCNSSLNPVIYTVFNQDFRRSFKHILFRRRRRGFRQ from the coding sequence ATGGCGTCCCCGGCGCTGGCGGCGGCgctggcggcggcggcagcagtgGCTGGCCCCAACGCGAGCGGCGCCGGCGAGGGGGGCGGCACCGGGGCTGCCAACGCCTCGGGGGTCGCCTGGGGGCCGCCCCCGGGCCAGTACTCGGCAGGTGCCGTGGCGGGGCTAGCAGCCGTGGTGGGCTTCCTCATCGTTTTCACCATAGTGGGCAACGTGCTGGTGGTGATCGCCGTGCTGACCAGCCGAGCGCTGCGTGCCCCGCAGAACCTCTTCCTGGTGTCGCTGGCGTCGGCTGACATCCTGGTGGCCACACTGGTCATGCCCTTCTCGCTGGCCAACGAGCTCATGGCCTACTGGTACTTCGGGCAGGTGTGGTGCGGTGTGTACCTGGCGCTCGACGTGCTCTTCTGTACCTCGTCCATCGTGCACCTGTGCGCCATCAGCCTGGACCGCTACTGGTCCGTGACTCAGGCAGTCGAGTACAACCTGAAGCGCACGCCGCGCCGCGTCAAGGCCACGATCGTGGCCGTGTGGCTCATCTCGGCCGTCATCTCCTTCCCGCCGCTCGTCTCGCTCTACCGCCAGCCCGACGGCGCCGCCTACCCACAGTGCGGCCTCAACGACGAGACCTGGTACATTCTTTCCTCCTGCATCGGCTCCTTCTTCGCTCCCTGCCTCATCATGGGCCTGGTCTACGTGCGCATCTACCGCGTAGCTAAGCTGCGCACACGCACACTCAGCGAGAAGCACACGACCACGGCTCCCGACGGCGCGTCCCCGACCACAGAGAACGGTCTGGGGGCGCCGACGGGCGCTGGCGAGAACGGGCACTGCGCGCCTCCGCGCCGCCCGCGCGCCGACGTGGACCCGGAGGACAGCAGCGCAGCGGCAgagaggcggcggcggcggggtgCGCTGCGGCGGGGCAGGCGGCAGCGTGCGGGAGGAGAGGGGGCCGCGGGCGGCGCGGATGCGCTGGCTCCCGGGCCTGCCGAGCCGGGCGCGCTCGCCGCCGCGAGGTccccgggtcccagcgggcgcCTGTCTCGCGCCAGCTCGCGGTCCGTCGAGTTCTTCCTGTCGCGCCGGCGCCGGGCGCGTAGCAGTGTGTGCCGCCGCAAGGTGGCTCAGGCGCGCGAGAAGCGCTTCACCTTCGTGCTGGCGGTGGTCATGGGCGTGTTCGTGCTCTGCTGGTTCCCCTTCTTCTTCAGCTACAGCCTGTACGGCATCTGCCGCGAGGCCTGCCAGGTGCCCGACCCGCTCTTCAAGTTCTTCTTCTGGATCGGCTACTGCAACAGCTCGCTCAACCCGGTCATCTACACCGTCTTCAACCAGGACTTCCGGCGCTCCTTCAAGCACATCCTCTTCCGACGGCGGAGAAGGGGCTTCAGGCAGTGA